CAACTACAGCACCGGCATTGCCACCACCTTCCCCGACTCCCGCTACGTGTACCAGGGCCTGGTAGTGCCCAACGTGAACGGCGACGTGCGCAACAACTACCGCGTGCCGGCCTACCACCGCCTCGACTTGGCCGCCACTCGGGAAGGCAAAATTGACCCCAGTAAGCGCTGGCACAGCAGCTGGACCTTCTCGGTTTATAATGCTTATGCCCGCCGCAACGCCTACAGCATCTATTTCCGCCAGAACGAGGACAACCCGGCCAAAACCGAGGCCGTGCGCCTGGCCGTGTTCGGCTCCGTGCTGCCTTCGGTGTCTTACAACTTCAACTTCTAAGCTTCGGCTTGCTTACCATACCAGTGCTTATGAAACGTATAGCTGCTTTTCTGTTTGCCGCCGGCCTGCTTTCCCTTTCCAGCTGCGTTGATGTAGTCGACGTAAAAATTCCCGAAGGCAAGCCCCTGCTGGCCGTCGAAGGGGAAATCACCGACCAGCCCGGCCCATACTACGTCACGCTCACCAAGACGGCTCCTTACTTCGACGAGGCCGAGTTACCCCGCGTAACCGGCGCCGTGCTGACGCTGGAAGACAGTGAGGGCAACCGCGAAACGCTGAAGGAAATCAGCCCGGGCCGCTACGCTACCAGCACGCTGCGGGGTAAAATCGGCAACCAGTACGTGCTGACCATTAAGGCCGAAGGGGAGGAATACCGGGCCGAAACCGAAATCCGCCGCACGCCCGAAATCGACAGTATCCGGGCCGAGTACCGGGCCAAGTCGCCGACCGACGACGAGGGTTACTACATCCTCTACTACGGCGAGGAACTGCCCGGCGTGGGCGACTACTACCGGTTTACGGTGTACCACAACGGCCGGCAGCTCAACCAGCCCGGCGACCTGATTGTGACCAACGACGAAATGGTGGACGGCAAGTACATCAACGGCGTGGAGCTGACCGACGAGGAAGGCGCGGGCGGCGTTCCGTTCAAAAAGGGCGACAAAGTGCGCGTCGAAACCATGTCCATTCCGCGCGACTATTTTTACTTCCTGAACGAAATGGAAACCCAAATCAACAACGTGGGCTTGTTTGCCACTCCGCCGGCCAACGTGCGTACCAACGTCCGCAACGTGCAGCCCGGCTCCGAGAAAGTTGCGGTGGGCTACTTCGCCGGCCACACCCTGCGCGCCGATTCCTTGGTGATTGAGTAGGTATCTAGTTATTTGTTGCTAGTTATCAGTTCTTCGGTTTGGTTACTTACTGCCTTCATCATGTAGAGTTCTTCTGGAATCAATGGCATATTTGTGTTCCCGCTTACCGTTCAGCTCCTGGACTAACGCGGCTAACAACTGACAACTAATAACGAACAACTAGCATGCTCCACCCCGAAGCTGAGGCGCCCTGGGATTTGCTGGCCAAACACTTGGCTGGCGAAGCCACGCCCGGTGAGTTGGAGCAGCTGCGCACCTGGGTTTCGGCCGACCCCAAGCGCCTGGGCCTGCTCACCGACGCCACCCGGGCCTGGGAGCGGACCGGCGCGGCCACCGTCGCCGACTTGTTTAGCGACGCGGATGTGGAAGCAGCCTGGCAACGGTTCCGGCCGAAAATGACCGGGGCCAAACCCGCCGCCGAAACCCAACCACCACTACGAGTAGTGCGCTCAGAGCGGGCCACTTCCACCTCCGCCGAGGCCGAGCAGGAAGCCAAAATCATTCCGCTGCGGCCCAATCCGCTACCTTCCCTGTTGCGCATTGCGGCCACTATTCTGCTGCTAATAGGGGTGGTGTACGCCATGCAGAACTACCGGCGCGAACTGCTGCCCACCCCGCCCGTGGCCGTATCGGCGGGCTCCCAGAAGCGCCTGGTAGCCCTGCCTGACGGCAGCAAAGTCTGGCTCAACAAGCACTCGACGCTGGAATACGCCGCCGACTTTAGCGGGGGCAGCGGCCGGGAAGTAAAACTCACCGGCGAAGCCTTCTTCGAGGTGCAGAAAGACCCCGAGAATCCCTTCACGGTACTCAGCGCGGAGTCGCGCACCCGGGTGCTGGGCACCTCGTTCAACGTGCGCGCCTATGCGGCCGAAGACTCGGTGGAAGTGTCGGTGGTGACGGGCAAGGTGGCCTTTGCCAGCCGTTCCACCCACCAGGATTCAGTGCTGCTCACGCCGGGTATGCGGGGCGTGCTGCTGACGTCGGCGGCGGCCAACGTGCCGGTGTCGGTGCGGCAGACGGCCACCGCCGACGCCAACTTCCGGGCCTGGCAAACCGATGAGCTGGTGTTCGACAATACTTCCCTGGCGCAGGTCATCCGGACGCTGCGCACTACCTTCGGCACCACCATCACCGTGGCTGACAGAGACCTGCTCAAATGCCGCTTCACGGGTACATTCCGCCAGCCCAACCCGGCGGAGGTGCTGCAAGTGGTAAGCGTAGCGACTAATGCCACGCTGGCCGGCGACGCCCTCAACGGCTACATCCTCGGCGGCAAAGGCTGCGAGTAACCCGAGTCGGGCCGCCTGACTTCTGGCTTTCCGACTTTCCTGCTTTAATCTTCACTTCCGCGGCTATGCGGTATTTATTCGCTCTTATGGTCGGCCTGTGGCTGCTGGGAAGCCCTGCCGGGGCTCAGCCGCCCTTGTTGGCCCGACGGGTGAGCGTGCAAGCCACTAATGCGCCTTTGCAGCAGGTATTGCGGGATATTGCGCACCAGAGCGGCGTGTCGTTCAGCTATAGCAGCACGTTTATTCCCCTGCAAAAGCGCGTCACCCTGCACATGGCCAGCCCCCAGCCGGTAAGCCATGTGCTCCAGCAGCTTTTCCAGGGGCAAGGCGTTTCTTACCAGGTTATCGGCGGCCAGGTAGTGCTGTGGCGCACGGGTGAGCGGCCGCCGCTGGGAGCATCGAAGCCAAGCAGGCCCGTAACGGAGCGTACCCCGTCCAAAGCCGCAGCTACCGGCCAAACCGGCACTGGAACCAGCAGTAAGGGCAGCCCCCGGGCCACCCTAGCAGAAAAGGATGCCAAACGCCCAGGCCCAGCCAGCTACAAGAGCCTGGCGGTGAGGCCTACATCCAGCGTTACGGCCAGCACGCAGCGGGTAGCAGGGCCGAAGCCGGTGGCGCTGAGTACGGCTCCGGCCAAGTCCGTGCCCCCGCCGGTAGTAGCGCCTCCCGCGCCCCTTACACCTGCCGCCAGCTCCGCTGATACGACTGCTCCCGCAACGGCCTCTGTGCTGGCCCGGCTGCGGCAAAAAGCCAAAGCTGCAGCCCAGGCTGCCACTGGAGCCCTGGCGCGCACAGGCCGTACCGTGGGCACCGGCGCCAAGGCAGTGCTGGATACGATGGTCGTGGCAACCACCGAATTGAAGGAGCCGCTCCGCAAAGGGGCCCGCCTGTTGTCGGCCTCCGCCCGGCGCGACTCCCTGACTAGCCGGGCCATAGCGGTGCAGAGCGGGCTGCCGGGCCGGGATACGGTGCTGGACGAGCTGCCCGTGAAGCCCACGGTAGCGCGCCACACCTACGACCGGCACAACTGGCAGGTAGGCTTCGTAACGCCGCTGAGCTCCAACTGGCTGCGCAGTGGGCGCAGTATCAACCGGTTTTCCCTGAACGCGCTAGCTGGCTACTCAGCTGGCGTGCGTGGAGTGGAACTGGGCGGCCTAGCCAACGTGGTGCGCGACACCGTGCAAGGCTTTCAGGCGGCCGGTTTGCTCAACGTGACCGGTACCGAAGTGCAGGGCTTTCAGGCCGCGGGCTTGCTCAACGTGACGGGCGGCTCGGTACGGGGAGCGCAGGCTGCGGGGCTGGTAAACCTGGTGCGCGATGATGCCCGGGGCCTACAGCTGGCAGGCCTGGTTAATATCGTGGGTGGGGCGGCCCGCTCCCGGCAAAACGACGGCCGGCCGGCCCGGGCCCGCCGCCTGCTGGGCCTGCCCCGCCTGCTGGCCACCGACTCAGCGGCTCAGTACCTGGGAGCACCCAGCGCCATGTCCTTGCCCGGACCTTTGGTGCAGGCGGCCGGCCTCGTCAACCTAACCGGTACCGACATTCGTGGGCTGCAAACGGCGCCGATACTGAACTCGGCCCGGCGCGTTCAGGGCCTGCAGCTGGGGCTGATTAACGTAGCTAAGCACGTCAAAGGCGTCCAGCTTGGCCTCATCAACGTGGCCGACTCGGTAGATGGCGTGGCGCTGGGGCTCATCAACATCGTGCGGCACGGCTACCTGCACGGGGAGGTATGGGCCAGTGAAACCCTGCCCTTGAATGCGGCCCTGAAGCTGGGCGTAAGGCGCTACTACACGATTCTGTCCGCGGCGGCGCAGCCCTTTGAAAGCCGGGTACACTGGGCCACCGGCTTTGGCATTGGTACGGCTAGCCGGCAGCACGGGCGCTTCAGCTGGAATCTGGATTTGCTCGATTGGTACCTGCTCAAGCAACCTGGTACGGAAGGCTCGCTGCTTTCCTACACCCAGCTGCGGCCTTCGCTCGTCTGGCAGATTGAGCCTCAAGGCCGGCTAGGTTTGGTGGTTTCGCCCACGCTCAATTTGGGCTTGTATGAAAACGACGGTAATGGTACTAACTCAAAATTTGGCAAAAACCAGCTGCTAATTCTGGATGCCAATTCAGGCTCTACGCCCGTACGCCTGTGGTTAGGTGGGCAAATTGGACTGCGGTTTTAATTAAGGGCCTACCAGCCAACAACTCGATCTACACCCGTACCCTCGACTCGACATGCCCGACTACTTGGGCTACAACGTGCGCGTGCTGGGTACCCATCGATCCGCCACCGAACTGGCGTCGGAAGACCTCAACAAGGGCTTTTTACTTTTGTTAGGTAAGCAGGAAGAGAAAAGCCGCTAGGCCCGCATTGGTACCAGGATAAAGGTGCCGCGCAAACATTGCCGAAAGCCCTGGCGCTGGTTGTCACGCTTAAGGTCGGCGGTGCGGTAGCGGTTGTTCAGGCCCCGCTCACTTACTATCATAATGGTGTAGCCGCGGCTGCGCACCAGGTAGCGCCGGGCGTTGGTGGGCGCCACCGCGGCTTCCGTCCCAGACCCAACTTCGGCCGGGGTCCCAAAGCTAGATGCCGAATAGTGGGCCGGCCACGTGGTGCGGGCTATAATATCATGGGCCTGCCAAAGGTGACGCATGGCAGCGCGGGCGGCAATGGCCTCGCCGCAGTGCCGGCAGACGCGGGCATCGGTGAGCATAGCCTGCCGCTTTTGCTGCAGCTCCCGCAGCATCTCGGGCTGCTCGGCATCGGCCCGGCGCTGGCGTACCACTTTGGTAACGGCCGAAAAGAGGTCCCCTTCGCTCACCCCATACTTGTGCTGCAGGATATCCAGCGTGTGGGCGCTGAGCATTCCGAAAGCCAGTAAGTCCTCTAAGTCGGTGAACAAGGTGGGCATAGCGCAGCTATAAGCAGCGGCCCCGCCGACAAGTTCCGGAATCGAACTTGCTGGCGGGGCCGCTCAGGTAAGACCAAGGCGCCAGAGCTTAATTCTGGGCCGTGGGTTTGGAAACTTTCTTCACGTCCGACTTGGGGTTCGAGCGTGGCGTGTTGATAATGGGACCAGGCTTTGTATTCTCTTCCAGCCAGGTTTGCATCAGGGCCAGGGCCTTGGGCGAGAAGTTAGGCTGCTGTTCCCCATTTATGAGGGGCCATTGCGACTCGTCGGGCTGGAAGGCGTGGTTGACGCCCGCAATTTTCACCGTTTTCACGTGCCGGTTGCCGCCGGCCTTTAGGCCTTTGCTTAGCAGGGCTAGGTTCTTGGTGGCACCTACCTGCAGGTCTTCTACACCGTTGAGAGCCAGCACCGGGCATTTCACGGCGGGCAGCTTCACTTTCGGGTCGAAGTCGAGGTAGTAGCGGTACCAGGGCGAGGTGAGCTGGGCCGCCCGGGCCCGGGCCATGGTGGGGTCAATATCGACGTTGCTCATCCGAATCATGGCTGCAAGCTTGCCCCGGGCCTGGTTGCTGTTCGGCGTCTGGCGGATAATGCTGATCATCTTGTCGTGCAGCTTCAGGGCCGCATCGACCTGGGTGGCGTTGCCGCCAATCATGCGCATGATTTCAACCTGCTGCCGGCGCAGTACCTCGCGGCCGGGCATGCCATAACCGGCCAAAGACACTACGAAATCAGGACCTTTGGCCTCGGCCGCAGCTAGCAGGGCAATGTTGGCGCCTTCACCGTGGCCAATCATGCCCACATTTCTTTTGTCAATCCGGGGGCGGGAGCGGAGGTAGTTCATGGCCGTTTCGGCATCCGTCATCAGGTCGGCCGTAGTAGCTGCCGCGTACCGGCCGCCCGACTTGCCCACGCCCCGGTCGTCGTAGCGCAGCACGGCCATGCCGTGGCGGGCTAGGTAGTCGGCCAGAATGGCAAACATGCGGTAATCTTCCTGCTGGGCCGCGTCGCGGTCCTGCGGGCCCGAGTCTGACACCAGCACCACGGCCGGGAAGGGCCCGTTACCGTTGGGCGTGGTAATGGTAGCGCCCAGGCACAAGTCGGTCTTGTCGTTGGTAATGATTACCTGTTCGGTCTTGTAGGGCTGGGCTGGCTTGAAGGTAGGGGCACTGACAACGGCTGCCGCACCCTGCTCAAACTTCACTTCCTGCTTCAGGCCCGGCTGCTCCCAGGTGCCCGTCATCGACTTCCGGTCTTTGCTCAGCTTGCCGGTGAAGCGGCTGCCAGCCTGCTCAATCTTGAGGAGCACGTCGCTGTTGGTCAGCGTCATGTCTACCGGCATGCGGCTTACGCGCTGCTTGGGCACGTCCAAGGCCGCGTAATACGAGCCGCCGGTTAGGGGTACGATGGTCAGAATAAGCTCTAGGCTCCCGCCCGGAACCTTCAGCGGCCCTTTCCACTGCCCACTAAGTGGCGTGGGCTCCCCACCCGCCACCACGCTGGTAACCGGGGCCAAGGAAACTCCAAGAAGCAACAAAAGTACAAGTACAGCGTGTAAATAATTCTTCATAAAGTCCAATTATGGATGGGCCTTGAGCAAGGGGGGAGAGAAAATAGCCCCGAAAATACCAAACTTACGGGACTCCGCCGGGGAAAGATTCAGGAGCAGAACAGCAAAAATAGATATAGTGAAAATTATATTATTCGAATATAGGCCAGTGTTGGCGGATAATGTATAGGGCTGAGTTGCCCGCCCCAGTATCTTGCTGGCTATGAAAAGAATTTCTGGGCTGCTCCCTATGCTGTTGTTGCTGTTCGTGGGCTGCCAAACGGCTAATGATACACTGCCGCAGTTTGAAATGCCGGTTGTCCTTCAGCCCGAGTTGCTGGGTGGTAAGACCCCTGCCGCCCTGCGAGTAGATAGCATACGTGGGGTGTGGCCCCAACTGGTTGGCCGATTTCAATTTGCTAAGCACCTCGAGTTGAACAAGCCCGATAGTTTGGGCGCTGACAAGTACTATTTAGATTCGGGTCAGCCTTTCCATGGAGCTGACACCTTGAACACGGATGGCTTGGAGCTTATCGCTGATTACCAATCTACTACGGCGTATCGGAACTACAGCGAATTACTGACTCGGCTGGCGTATCCCGTCTATATCGTCAACTCAACGCCTCGAACCAAGCTTTTATGTGGCAAGGATTTCTCGGTCTATGCCATTCAGGAAGCTAAAGACCGTACCGGCGAATGGCGGCCCATAGAAAGCCGAGGCCCTGAACCCTGTGGAAACGGTGCGTGGATAATGAAGATAAGACCTCGGCAAATGGCGGTGTTACTGTTCGATAAATACCAAGGCTGCTTTAAGACCATGCTGCGGGTGCGTCTTCGGAATGGCAACAGCCAATATACCTCCGTGGCGTATGAGGGTTGGATAAGCGAAACCCAGTTTCTTGCCACTCAGCAGGAGCGGCGCCTTCTGAAAAAGAATAACCTCGCCGTTTCAGCCTTGTATTATGGCGCTTGGCCAGCCGTGCTAGACACCCTGGTGAACCGAGCCAACTGAGCTAGAGGTCGATTCCCCGACATCAACTGCGCCCCGGCGCGCAACTAACTTCCACCGGAGGCAACAAACCTGCCCTGCGTCGCCGTACCTTCGTAGGTCTAATTGCCGGGGCGGAAACCTTACGGGCCGCCTTGGCTGTTTCCCGTTTCTATGGCCCAAGATTCTTTACAAGTAGCCGCCCCCGCGGCCGACCCGATTGACCAGCTCGACCCGCGCGAGTTCATTCTGATCAAGAATGCCCGGGTGCACAACCTCAAAAACCTCAGCGTGGCCTTGCCGCGCAACAAGTTTATCGTCGTCACGGGCTTGTCGGGCTCGGGCAAGTCGAGCCTGGCGTTCGATACGCTCTACGCCGAGGGGCAGCGCATGTACGTGGAGAGTTTGAGCTCCTACGCCCGCCAGTTTCTGGGCCGCATGGACAAGCCCGACGTGGACTATATCCGCGGTATTTCGCCGGCTATTGCCATTGAGCAGAAGGTCAGCATCAAGAACAACCGCTCCACCGTCGGGACCAGCACCGAAATCTACGACTACCTTAAGCTGCTCTTTGCCCGCGTGGGCCGCACGTTTTCGCCCGTCAGCGGCGAGCAGGTGCGCAAAGACACCGTGGCCGACGTAGTCGACTACCTGTTTAAGCTGGAAGATGGGGCCCGCGCCACCATTCTGGCCCCGCTATTGCCCTCCGAGGAAGGCCGGCCGATGAGCAAGGAGTTGGATTTGCTGTTGCAAAAGGGCTACAGCCGGGTGGTCGTCAACGGCGACGAAACCGCCTTTATCGAAGACCTGATTGGTGAAGGCAAGCCCGAAGTAAAGGGCGAGGTCTACATCATGATTGACCGGGCCGTGATTCGCCCCGGCGACGAAGACCTGCAGTTCCGCCTTTCCGACTCGGTGCAAACCGCGTTTTTTGAGGGCCACGGTACCTGCCTGATCCGCCTGGATAACGAAACCCGCACTTTCTCCGACCGGTTTGAGCTCGACGGTATGGTGTTCGAGGAGCCCAACGTCAACTTCTTCTCCTTCAACAACCCCTACGGCGCCTGCCAGACCTGCGAAGGGTTCGGCTCGGTGCTGGGCATTGACGAAGACCTGGTTATCCCGGACAAGAGCCTGACGGTGTACGAGGGTGCCATTGCCCCTTGGCGCACCGACAAGCAGAGCGAATGGCTCAAGCCCTTGCTCAAAAATGGCATCCGCTTCGACTTCCCCATTCACCGGCCCTATAATGAGCTGAGCGAAGCCGAGCGGACCCTACTCTGGAAGGGCAACAAGTACTTCGAGGGCCTCGACCAGTACTTCAAGTGGGTGGCTACTCAAACCCACAAAATCCAGTACCGCGTGCTGCAAAGCCGCTACCGGGGCCGCACCACCTGCCCCGACTGCCGCGGTACCCGCCTGCGCAAAGATGCCCAGTATGTTAAGATTCAGGACCAGAGCATCACCGACATCGTGCTGTTGCCCATCAGCAAGGCGCTTGATTTCTTCGAGAACCTGACGCTGACCGAGCACGAAATGAAAGTGGCCGAGCGCCTGAGCACGGAAATCACCAACCGCCTCGGCTACCTCAACCGCGTGGGCCTGGGCTACCTGACCCTGAACCGCCTGAGCAGCACGCTTTCCGGCGGCGAGAGTCAGCGCATTTCGTTGGCAACTTCGCTCGGTTCGGCTCTGGTGGGTTCCATGTACATTCTCGACGAGCCCAGCATTGGTTTGCACCCCAAGGATGCCGAGCAGCTCATCGGCGTGCTGCGCTCCTTGCAAAAGCTGGGCAACACCGTTATTGTGGTGGAGCACGAGGAGAAAATGATGGAGGAAGCCGACCAGATTATCGACATCGGGCCCGAAGCCGGCAGCGGCGGCGGCAACCTGATGTTCCAGGGCACTTACCCCGAGATTCTCAAGAACACGACTACCTACACTGGCCAGTACCTGAGCGGTAAGATGGAGGTGAAGGTGCCCCAGATCCGGCGGCCCTGGCGCAACGCGCTGGAAGTAACCGGGGCCCGGGAAAACAACCTCAAGAACGTATCGGCCAAGTTCCCGCTGGGCGTCATGACCGTGGTAACCGGTGTGTCGGGCTCGGGCAAGTCTACTTTGGTGAAGCGCATTCTGGCCCCGGCCGTAGCCAAGCAGCTCGGTGGCGGAGCGGGCGAGGCCACTGGCAAGTTCGACCGGCTGATGGGTGTGCAGGGCCAGGTGTCCCACGTCGAGTTTGTTGACCAGAACCCCATTGGCAAGAGCAGCCGCTCCAACCCCGTAACCTATGTCAAGGCCTACGACGCCATCCGGACCCTGTTTTCGGACCAGCCCCTAGCCAAGGCCCGGGGCCTGAAACCTTCCCACTTCAGCTTCAACATCGAAGGTGGCCGCTGCGAAGTGTGCCAGGGCGAAGGCCAGGTCAAGATTGAAATGCAGTTCATGGCTGATATCTACCTGACCTGTGAAAGCTGCGGCGGCCGCAAGTTCAAGCAGGATATCCTGGACGTGAAATTCCAGGACAAGGGCATCGACGACGTGCTGGAAATGACCGTGGCCGACGCCGTGGAATTCTTCAAGGGCCAGCCCAAAGTAGCCGAGCGCCTCAAGCCGCTGGACGACGTGGGCCTGGGCTACATCCGCCTGGGGCAGTCGGCCAACACGCTGTCGGGCGGGGAGGCCCAGCGCGTGAAGCTGGCTTCCTTCCTGACCAAGGGCGCCACGCTGCAGCAGGACAAGATTCTGTTCATCTTCGACGAGCCCAGCACCGGCCTGCACTTCCACGACATTGCCAAGCTGCTCAAGGCCCTCAACGCCCTGATTGAGCAAGGCAACTCGGTCCTCATCATCGAGCACAACATGGACATCATCAAGTGCGCCGACTGGATTATTGACCTCGGCCCCGAGGGCGGTACCAACGGCGGCCACCTGCTGTTCGAAGGCACACCCGAAGACATGCTGGCTCACAAGGAAACCAACCACACGGCCCGCTTCCTGGCCGAAAAGCTGTAAAGCTTTCAAGCCAAATTAGTCGTACACAAAAGGAGCCGCCCAGCGACGGGCGGCTCCTTTTTACATAAAAACTACTATGATATTAGGTGCCGAAGAACAAATTAAGGTAGGCCAGCCCGAGCCCGGCCAGGAAAACCAGCTCATCAGCAGCACGGCCGCCGGCCACGAGTTCGAGGTCATGTTCGAGGACGACGGCGAAACCGGCTACCTCTACGCCCTGCGTAACGGCGACGAACTGGAAATCCTCGACGCGCTGCATATCTATAATGTAGATGACGTGCAGGACCGTGAAACGCCCGTGACCGTCCAGGTTTTCTGGGACGTACCCCAAACCACCGCGGCCCTCATTATTGCCGGCTACTGCCACGCTCTCTACGACTTTGAGCGCCGGATGGGCTTTTGCCGCAACGCCTTCCCGCCCGCTAAAAACGGCCAGCCCGGCTCCCGGGAGCTGACCGATGAGCTGGTCGAAAAGTACTTCGCTGCCTAGCAGCGCCGTTTTAGTTTGTACGGCGGCAGCCGTTTGCTTTACGATTTTGGGAATGTTCAAAAAGCTAAAGCGAGAGGGTCTACCTGCTATACTTTTCTTACAAACCGTAGAAAAGTATAGCAGGTAGACCCTCTCGTCTTTCAAAGGCTGGCTGCTCTGACGGGCCGGTTAGGCTGGTTGGGCCACGGCCATTTCCCGGCCGCGCTGCTTCTTGGGTTTCTTGCGCCGGCCCCACCACACCATAAAGCCCGTCACGGGCAGGCTGGCCGAAATCAGGCTGCCCAGGAAAGCTAGGGTTTTGCCGCCCAGGCCCAGCACCTGGCCCGTGTGTAGGTCGTAGTTCACGTCGGCCACCTTCTGCCCGTTGCTCTTGCTTGCGTGCGGAATGCTTTTGAGCAGCTGCCCCGACACCGGGTGGAAGTAGTATTCGTCGCGGTGGTAGTAGTACAAGGCCCGCTCGTAGGCAATGCTGTACACTGGCTGCTTGGGCGAAGCGGGCAAACCCAGGAAAATCATTTTCGCCGTGGGGGAGCTGCGGCGAATCTGCTGGTAGTAGACGTCGGCCACGGGCTGGGTAGTGGCCATAGCGACTTGCAGGGTATCTACGGTCGGTGGGGTTTTCTCCGTGGGGTAATCCTGGCCGGCGTTGCTTACGAAATATACTGACTTCATTACCCACTCAAAGCTCATCATCAGCCCGGTCAAAGCCAGAATTAGGGCAATGCTGGCGGCGTAAAAGCCCAGTACGTTGTGCAAATCGTAATTCACCCGCCGCCACCGGGCGCCCCACTTGATGGTAAAGCTGCGTTTCCGGTCGGTTTTGCGCTTGGGCCACCACAGAATAATGCCCGTAACGAGCATTACCACGAATACCAGTACCGATATGCCCACCACCCAATGGCCGATTTCGACGGGCAGCAGCAAATACATGTGCAGGTCCTGGATGATGCTGAAGAAGTCGCGGTGCAGGTCGAGGTGACCTAATTCCCGTCCGGTATAAGGATTCAGCGCGGTGGCAAAATACTCGCCCTGCTTGTCGGTGCTGTAGAGCACCGTCGACCGTTCCGGACCCATGTACATGAAGAAAGCCGGCTTTAGCTCCGGATGGCTTTTCTTAACTATGGCCTGCAAACGCGAGGGTAGCAGAAATTCAGTCGGCTGGGCCGGCACCTCCACCTTGCGCCACGAGGCCTGAGTAGCATCCCGGATTTCGTCCTGAAACGTGAAAATGGCCCCGGTCAAACTCACAATAAACACCACAAGCCCGGTGGAAAGCCCGAGCCAGAGGTGCAGTACGCCGACGACTTTTTTGAAGGTGGTCATAACGGAACTGGTAGTGAAGCGGAGAAAAGGACGGGAGGCTCAGTTAATAAAGAACGTCATGCTGAGCTAGTCGAATCAACTCTACCGCCGGAGTAAATGATTTTACTTTTCCGGGTGAGCTGCTTCGACTAGCTTAGCATGACGGGAGCTCTTAGCTTAGAACTTGTAGGCCACGCTACCTACAATGCTGCGCAGCTTCTGCGGGTTCACGGTAGTGTAGCCCACCCAGTATTTCTTGTCGGTGAGGTTGTCCACTTTGGCCGACAGCCGGAAGCGGGGCTGGTCGTAGAAAGCCGAGGCGTTCAGCACCGTGTAGGAGGGCAGGGTGAAAGTGCCGGCCGCCGTGTTCTGAACCTTGTTTTCGCTGGCGTAGTTGCCGCCGAAGCCAAAGCCTAGCCCTTGCAGCAGGCCCTCGGGCAACCGGTAGCTCAGCCACAGGTTGGCCCCGTACGGCGACGAAGCCGTGTTCGGACGCAGGCCATTCACGTTTTCGGCGGCCTTCTGTAGCTCCGAGTCGTTGTAGCT
Above is a genomic segment from Hymenobacter cellulosivorans containing:
- a CDS encoding DUF4249 domain-containing protein, with amino-acid sequence MKRIAAFLFAAGLLSLSSCVDVVDVKIPEGKPLLAVEGEITDQPGPYYVTLTKTAPYFDEAELPRVTGAVLTLEDSEGNRETLKEISPGRYATSTLRGKIGNQYVLTIKAEGEEYRAETEIRRTPEIDSIRAEYRAKSPTDDEGYYILYYGEELPGVGDYYRFTVYHNGRQLNQPGDLIVTNDEMVDGKYINGVELTDEEGAGGVPFKKGDKVRVETMSIPRDYFYFLNEMETQINNVGLFATPPANVRTNVRNVQPGSEKVAVGYFAGHTLRADSLVIE
- a CDS encoding FecR family protein, producing MLHPEAEAPWDLLAKHLAGEATPGELEQLRTWVSADPKRLGLLTDATRAWERTGAATVADLFSDADVEAAWQRFRPKMTGAKPAAETQPPLRVVRSERATSTSAEAEQEAKIIPLRPNPLPSLLRIAATILLLIGVVYAMQNYRRELLPTPPVAVSAGSQKRLVALPDGSKVWLNKHSTLEYAADFSGGSGREVKLTGEAFFEVQKDPENPFTVLSAESRTRVLGTSFNVRAYAAEDSVEVSVVTGKVAFASRSTHQDSVLLTPGMRGVLLTSAAANVPVSVRQTATADANFRAWQTDELVFDNTSLAQVIRTLRTTFGTTITVADRDLLKCRFTGTFRQPNPAEVLQVVSVATNATLAGDALNGYILGGKGCE
- a CDS encoding STN domain-containing protein: MRYLFALMVGLWLLGSPAGAQPPLLARRVSVQATNAPLQQVLRDIAHQSGVSFSYSSTFIPLQKRVTLHMASPQPVSHVLQQLFQGQGVSYQVIGGQVVLWRTGERPPLGASKPSRPVTERTPSKAAATGQTGTGTSSKGSPRATLAEKDAKRPGPASYKSLAVRPTSSVTASTQRVAGPKPVALSTAPAKSVPPPVVAPPAPLTPAASSADTTAPATASVLARLRQKAKAAAQAATGALARTGRTVGTGAKAVLDTMVVATTELKEPLRKGARLLSASARRDSLTSRAIAVQSGLPGRDTVLDELPVKPTVARHTYDRHNWQVGFVTPLSSNWLRSGRSINRFSLNALAGYSAGVRGVELGGLANVVRDTVQGFQAAGLLNVTGTEVQGFQAAGLLNVTGGSVRGAQAAGLVNLVRDDARGLQLAGLVNIVGGAARSRQNDGRPARARRLLGLPRLLATDSAAQYLGAPSAMSLPGPLVQAAGLVNLTGTDIRGLQTAPILNSARRVQGLQLGLINVAKHVKGVQLGLINVADSVDGVALGLINIVRHGYLHGEVWASETLPLNAALKLGVRRYYTILSAAAQPFESRVHWATGFGIGTASRQHGRFSWNLDLLDWYLLKQPGTEGSLLSYTQLRPSLVWQIEPQGRLGLVVSPTLNLGLYENDGNGTNSKFGKNQLLILDANSGSTPVRLWLGGQIGLRF
- a CDS encoding alpha/beta hydrolase family protein; translation: MAPVTSVVAGGEPTPLSGQWKGPLKVPGGSLELILTIVPLTGGSYYAALDVPKQRVSRMPVDMTLTNSDVLLKIEQAGSRFTGKLSKDRKSMTGTWEQPGLKQEVKFEQGAAAVVSAPTFKPAQPYKTEQVIITNDKTDLCLGATITTPNGNGPFPAVVLVSDSGPQDRDAAQQEDYRMFAILADYLARHGMAVLRYDDRGVGKSGGRYAAATTADLMTDAETAMNYLRSRPRIDKRNVGMIGHGEGANIALLAAAEAKGPDFVVSLAGYGMPGREVLRRQQVEIMRMIGGNATQVDAALKLHDKMISIIRQTPNSNQARGKLAAMIRMSNVDIDPTMARARAAQLTSPWYRYYLDFDPKVKLPAVKCPVLALNGVEDLQVGATKNLALLSKGLKAGGNRHVKTVKIAGVNHAFQPDESQWPLINGEQQPNFSPKALALMQTWLEENTKPGPIINTPRSNPKSDVKKVSKPTAQN